The DNA sequence ttttagtatttataaaattaatttaaaagtatcTCTAGGCATAAAATCCTTGAAGGAGTACGTTAGGTTTGATATACCCAGAATTGGAATTTAGCACTACTTAccatgaaattaatttaatattactgATCCTCCTAGGACATATTTATTACACATTATAAACTGACTGTTTTGTGTGTCACTCCATAATTAtcatactattttattttattaaaaacttatcACAACCTTCTCCGGTTGGAATACGTCTCATTCGTACAACACAGCTTTCCTAAAACCAAGAATTAaatctatattatttattgcaTCCATTTTCTACTCCCGTTTGATCTTATaagattacaattttattttcttacaaagtaatatttaaaaagaaaaatcaagaaattaAAGGACACATATTGATGCATATTGTTGACTAACAAGTTTGGCCCATTCTAGAAAAGTTGACTTGACCATAAGAAGACACATTCAAAGTTACGTTCCATGCTGGAACAACAACCAAgcattcaataaaaatattagtagcaTGGAAGTAAGGGactcttgtttttgttttctataaaaaGCAAGCACCAAACTCAATCCTTGTGCAGTGATCAACCATAAACTTTACTCACCAGGTGAAAGCAAAAGGCTCGAAGCGAAACCATGATCAAACATGTTCTTTGCTTTTTGGTATTCCTTCACGCATTTCATCGAACACATGGAGTTGAGTACAGTGTCACTAACAAGGCTCTCTCAACTCCCGGTGGAGTAGCTTTCCGTGACAAAATAGGAGCAGACTACGCGAAGCGAACGCTCGACTCTGCCACCCAATTCATATGGAGGGTCCTTCAGCTGAACAACCCCGGGGACAGAAAAAGCGTGCAGAAGGTAAGTTTATTCGTGGATGACATGGATGGAGTTGCGTATACGAGCAACGACCAGATCCATCTGAGTGCAAGATACGTTGGAAACTACCAAGGGGATGTGAAGAGAGAGGTTTCAGGGGTGCTGTATCATGAAATGG is a window from the Vigna unguiculata cultivar IT97K-499-35 chromosome 7, ASM411807v1, whole genome shotgun sequence genome containing:
- the LOC114189951 gene encoding uncharacterized protein LOC114189951 → MIKHVLCFLVFLHAFHRTHGVEYSVTNKALSTPGGVAFRDKIGADYAKRTLDSATQFIWRVLQLNNPGDRKSVQKVSLFVDDMDGVAYTSNDQIHLSARYVGNYQGDVKREVSGVLYHEMVHVWQWNGNGGAPGGLIEGIADFVRLKANYAPSHWVKAGQGQKWDQGYDVTARFLDYCNTLKGGFVAQLNKLMRNGYSDQYFVQLLGKPVDQLWRDYKAKYGNTA